A window of the Pleomorphomonas sp. T1.2MG-36 genome harbors these coding sequences:
- a CDS encoding ABC transporter substrate-binding protein, whose product MTGPTKPFLNLGRRRFLQGVGLAGAAGLVGMPFGRAFAAEPEKPKEIIVRAWGGSWVDSLKKGVSDPFTKATGIAVRHDLTEDNEIQPKVWAAVAQKRVPPIHINWDTTTNATKSALRGVTEDLSDLSNLANVTELAKPVGLDGYPIVNTYGYVYVLAYRPSAFPNGAPKSWKDVLDPKFKGRIALYNDGIGFHFPAQVAGGGKLEDIPGNMQPAWDFIAKVKEQSPLLGEDPDFTAWFQKGEIDVACTISTNAREAKANGVDIAWTVPEEGAKYDTDGLWIPKGLPENELYWAKQYINFAITKDAQQVWLDGLGLPGVVPGVNPPADLVGDPSYPTTEADFKKLIRISSKVQVEHESEWFGKFKEIMQG is encoded by the coding sequence ATGACTGGACCGACCAAGCCCTTCCTCAATCTCGGCCGTCGCCGTTTCCTGCAGGGCGTCGGCCTTGCCGGTGCCGCCGGCCTCGTCGGTATGCCGTTCGGCCGCGCGTTTGCGGCCGAGCCGGAGAAGCCCAAGGAGATCATCGTCCGCGCCTGGGGCGGCTCCTGGGTCGACAGCCTCAAGAAGGGCGTCTCCGACCCCTTCACCAAGGCCACCGGCATCGCCGTCCGTCACGACCTGACCGAAGACAACGAGATCCAGCCCAAGGTCTGGGCTGCCGTGGCGCAGAAGCGCGTGCCGCCGATCCACATCAACTGGGACACGACGACCAACGCCACCAAGTCGGCGCTGCGCGGGGTGACGGAAGACCTTTCCGATCTGTCCAACCTCGCCAACGTGACCGAACTCGCCAAGCCCGTCGGCCTCGATGGCTATCCGATCGTCAACACCTACGGCTACGTCTACGTTCTGGCCTACCGTCCGAGCGCCTTCCCGAACGGCGCGCCGAAGTCGTGGAAGGACGTGCTCGATCCGAAGTTCAAGGGTCGCATCGCCCTCTACAACGACGGCATCGGCTTCCACTTCCCGGCCCAGGTGGCCGGCGGCGGCAAGCTGGAAGACATTCCCGGCAACATGCAGCCGGCCTGGGACTTCATCGCCAAGGTGAAGGAGCAGTCGCCGCTGCTCGGCGAGGACCCCGACTTTACCGCCTGGTTCCAGAAGGGCGAGATCGACGTGGCCTGCACCATTTCCACCAACGCCCGCGAAGCCAAGGCGAACGGCGTCGACATTGCGTGGACGGTGCCGGAAGAGGGCGCCAAGTACGACACCGATGGCCTGTGGATCCCCAAGGGGCTGCCGGAGAACGAACTCTACTGGGCCAAGCAGTACATCAACTTCGCCATCACCAAGGATGCGCAGCAGGTCTGGCTCGACGGTCTCGGCCTGCCGGGCGTGGTGCCGGGCGTCAATCCGCCGGCCGATCTGGTGGGCGATCCGTCCTACCCGACCACCGAAGCCGACTTCAAGAAGCTGATCCGCATCTCCTCCAAGGTGCAGGTCGAGCACGAGAGCGAGTGGTTCGGCAAGTTCAAGGAAATCATGCAGGGCTGA
- a CDS encoding ABC transporter ATP-binding protein yields the protein MTETIAADAPFAVSVRDVNMVFDGVHAVRDATFDLEKGRFLTILGPSGSGKTTLLRMIAGFGRPTSGEVFINGLAVGSVPPHKRSIGMVFQKLALFPHMTAAENVAFPLRMRRFDARTIPDRVHRYLDLVKLGKLGDRRIHELSGGQQQRVAIARALVFEPDLLLLDEPLAALDRKLREEMQLEFRRIQRELDVTTINVTHDQREALVVSDEIIVMDHGRIQQKARPEATYRQPKNAFVANFIGVTNFIDGVVASVDGDLIAFERSGLAGRTGNGFRPAAGVSARGALRAEQIRIGGGREALGDVDTVFGGTVTDAIFEGERVVYEVAVADLGGTTLRVFDHDPVAHSQHDVGSPVALGWNVQDVLVFGE from the coding sequence ATGACGGAAACGATAGCAGCCGATGCGCCGTTCGCGGTGTCGGTCCGCGACGTCAACATGGTGTTCGACGGCGTGCATGCGGTGCGCGACGCCACGTTCGATCTGGAAAAGGGGCGCTTTCTCACCATTCTCGGGCCGTCGGGCTCGGGCAAGACGACGCTGCTCCGGATGATCGCCGGCTTTGGTCGGCCGACGTCGGGCGAGGTGTTCATCAATGGTCTCGCCGTCGGCAGCGTGCCGCCGCACAAGCGCTCGATCGGCATGGTGTTCCAGAAGCTGGCCCTGTTTCCGCATATGACGGCGGCCGAGAACGTCGCCTTTCCGCTCAGGATGCGCCGGTTCGACGCGCGCACCATTCCCGACCGCGTGCATCGCTATCTCGATCTCGTCAAGCTGGGGAAGCTGGGCGACCGCCGCATTCACGAGCTTTCCGGCGGTCAGCAGCAGCGCGTCGCCATCGCCCGCGCCCTCGTCTTCGAACCGGATCTCCTGCTGCTCGACGAGCCGCTCGCCGCGCTCGACCGCAAGCTGCGCGAGGAGATGCAGCTTGAGTTCCGCCGTATTCAGCGCGAGCTCGACGTCACCACTATCAACGTGACGCACGACCAGCGCGAAGCTCTGGTGGTGTCGGACGAGATCATCGTCATGGATCACGGCCGCATCCAGCAGAAGGCCCGGCCCGAAGCCACCTATCGCCAGCCGAAAAATGCCTTCGTCGCCAACTTCATCGGCGTCACCAACTTCATCGACGGCGTGGTGGCGAGCGTCGACGGCGACCTGATCGCCTTCGAACGGTCCGGACTTGCCGGTCGGACCGGCAACGGTTTCCGTCCGGCGGCCGGTGTTTCGGCACGCGGCGCGCTCCGGGCCGAGCAGATCCGGATCGGCGGTGGCCGCGAAGCGCTCGGGGATGTCGACACGGTGTTCGGCGGGACCGTCACCGATGCGATCTTCGAGGGCGAGCGCGTCGTCTACGAGGTGGCGGTGGCCGATCTCGGGGGAACGACGCTGCGCGTCTTCGACCACGACCCCGTGGCCCACAGCCAGCACGACGTCGGCTCGCCGGTCGCGCTGGGGTGGAACGTGCAGGACGTGCTGGTCTTCGGGGAATGA
- a CDS encoding SDR family NAD(P)-dependent oxidoreductase has translation MSPLALFNLEGRKALVTGASRGIGQALAVALAGAGADVAVTARDAASLGETAAAIASLGRRVVPLAQDVRDVAGSRAVVKQAADEFGGLDILINNAGYEEVTPSLDIEEAVWDRVVDTNLKGAFFMAQAAARQMQAAGRGGSIVNLASLTSYVGVPTAVPYGASKAGILGMTTALATEWAGLGIRVNAVAPGYFRTAMTDVFYRDDAWQASMLAKIPLGRFGALGDLAGAVIFLSSDASAYVTGQCIPVDGGYLASI, from the coding sequence ATGTCGCCGCTCGCTCTCTTCAATCTTGAAGGTCGCAAGGCGCTGGTGACCGGGGCGAGTCGCGGTATCGGCCAGGCCCTGGCCGTGGCGCTGGCCGGTGCCGGCGCCGATGTGGCCGTCACGGCCCGCGATGCGGCCTCGCTCGGCGAGACCGCCGCCGCGATTGCATCGCTGGGACGGCGTGTCGTGCCGCTCGCCCAGGACGTTCGCGACGTGGCCGGCAGCCGGGCCGTGGTGAAGCAGGCGGCGGACGAGTTCGGTGGGCTGGATATCCTGATCAACAACGCCGGCTATGAGGAAGTGACGCCGTCGCTGGATATCGAAGAGGCGGTGTGGGATCGGGTGGTCGACACCAATCTCAAGGGGGCCTTCTTCATGGCGCAGGCGGCGGCGCGACAGATGCAGGCCGCCGGCCGAGGGGGCTCTATCGTCAATCTCGCCTCGCTCACCAGCTATGTCGGCGTACCGACCGCCGTGCCCTATGGTGCCTCGAAGGCCGGCATTCTCGGTATGACGACGGCGCTTGCCACCGAGTGGGCGGGCCTCGGCATTCGCGTCAACGCCGTGGCGCCGGGCTATTTCCGCACCGCGATGACCGATGTTTTCTATCGTGACGACGCCTGGCAGGCGTCGATGCTGGCCAAGATCCCGCTCGGTCGGTTCGGGGCGCTGGGCGATCTTGCCGGCGCGGTGATTTTCCTGTCGTCCGATGCTTCCGCCTATGTCACGGGCCAGTGCATTCCGGTGGATGGAGGGTATCTTGCCTCAATTTAA
- the hutI gene encoding imidazolonepropionase, with the protein MSETSTSGIAMATRLFRNARLVTMADPACIDPVEKAAILAVDGRIAYAGPEADMPKTAPNAELIDLEGRLVTPGLIDCHTHLVHGGNRAHEFELRLAGASYEEIARAGGGIVSTVAATRAAGEEGLLAGALPRLDHLIAEGVTTVEVKSGYALTLDGECAQLRAARRLAGERKVTVSTSFLGAHALPPEFKDNRAGYLALVRDEMLPVMASEGLADCVDAFCETIAFSPDEVDDLFSAARHLGLKLRLHADQLSNLGGAALAARHGALSADHLEHTDEAGASAMAAAGTVAVLLPGAFYFIRETKLPPVDLFRKHGTKIAIATDCNPGTSPLTSPLLTMNMAATLFRLTVAECLAGMTIHAAAALGLAGDTGSIVSGKWCDLAVWDVDRPAELVYRIGFNPLAARYWRGE; encoded by the coding sequence ATGAGCGAAACATCCACCTCAGGTATCGCGATGGCCACCCGCCTGTTCCGCAATGCTCGCCTCGTCACGATGGCCGATCCCGCCTGCATCGATCCGGTGGAGAAGGCGGCGATCCTCGCCGTGGACGGCCGCATCGCCTATGCCGGCCCGGAAGCGGACATGCCGAAGACCGCGCCGAACGCCGAGCTTATCGACCTCGAAGGGCGTCTGGTCACGCCGGGGCTCATCGATTGCCATACCCATCTCGTCCACGGCGGCAACCGCGCCCACGAGTTCGAGTTGCGACTTGCCGGCGCCAGCTACGAGGAGATTGCCCGTGCCGGCGGCGGCATCGTCTCGACCGTTGCCGCCACGCGGGCGGCCGGCGAGGAGGGCCTTCTGGCCGGCGCCCTGCCCCGGCTCGATCACCTGATCGCCGAGGGCGTCACCACCGTTGAGGTGAAGTCGGGCTATGCTCTCACCCTCGACGGCGAGTGCGCCCAGTTGCGCGCCGCCCGCCGCCTTGCGGGCGAAAGAAAGGTCACGGTCAGCACCAGTTTCCTCGGCGCCCATGCCTTGCCGCCCGAGTTCAAGGACAACCGCGCCGGCTATCTGGCGCTCGTCCGCGATGAGATGCTGCCGGTCATGGCGTCGGAAGGACTGGCCGACTGCGTCGACGCCTTCTGCGAGACCATCGCCTTCTCGCCCGATGAGGTGGACGACCTGTTTTCCGCCGCCCGGCACCTCGGCCTCAAGCTCAGGCTGCACGCCGACCAGCTGTCCAATCTCGGTGGCGCGGCGCTTGCCGCCCGCCACGGCGCGCTGTCGGCCGATCATCTCGAGCATACCGACGAGGCAGGCGCCTCTGCCATGGCCGCCGCCGGCACCGTCGCCGTGCTGCTGCCCGGCGCCTTCTACTTCATCCGCGAGACCAAGCTGCCGCCGGTCGACCTGTTCCGCAAGCATGGCACGAAGATCGCCATCGCCACCGACTGCAACCCCGGCACGTCGCCGCTGACCTCGCCGCTGCTCACCATGAACATGGCGGCGACGCTGTTCCGACTGACGGTGGCCGAATGTCTCGCCGGCATGACCATCCACGCCGCCGCCGCCCTCGGCCTTGCCGGGGACACCGGATCGATCGTTTCCGGCAAATGGTGCGACCTCGCCGTCTGGGACGTCGACCGCCCGGCCGAGCTCGTCTACCGCATCGGCTTCAACCCGCTCGCCGCCCGCTATTGGAGAGGTGAATGA
- the hutH gene encoding histidine ammonia-lyase, whose product MKDTPILHRLVPGEVPLSVWRAIYFGDGATIDAAARGPVDKAAAAIEAIIGKGDPVYGVNTGFGKLASVRIDAADLETLQRNIVLSHAAGVGEPLSISVVRLIMALKLASLAQGASGVRWTTLEQLAACLERGLIPVIPGQGSVGASGDLAPLAHMTAALMGVGQVFVEGRPVDAAAALEANGLKPLVLGPKEGLALLNGTQVSTALALAGLFETERVFQAALVTGALSVDAAKGSDGPFDPRIHLLRRHKGQIDVAAGLRALLSGSAIRASHLDDHGRVQDPYCLRCQPQVMGACLDLLRQAAVTLNDEANGVSDNPLVFTDTGEVISGGNFHAEPVAFAADIIALALCEIGSIAERRIAMLVDPALSGLPAFLTPKPGLNSGFMIPQVTAAALVSENKQMAHPASVDSIPTSANQEDHVSMAAHGARRLQAMARNAAHVIGIEYLAAAQGIGFHAPLGTSTPLAAAIDLLRADVPPLADDRHFAPDIDAASRLVTSGRLAAAIGDGLLPALVHE is encoded by the coding sequence ATGAAAGATACCCCGATCCTCCATCGTCTTGTCCCCGGCGAGGTACCGCTGTCCGTCTGGCGCGCCATCTATTTCGGTGACGGCGCAACCATCGACGCCGCCGCGCGCGGCCCGGTCGACAAGGCCGCCGCCGCCATCGAGGCGATCATCGGCAAGGGCGACCCGGTCTACGGCGTCAACACCGGCTTCGGCAAGCTGGCCTCGGTGCGCATCGACGCCGCCGATCTGGAAACGCTCCAGCGCAACATCGTGCTGTCGCACGCGGCCGGCGTCGGCGAACCCCTGTCCATATCGGTCGTCCGCCTCATCATGGCGCTGAAGCTCGCGAGCCTTGCTCAGGGTGCCTCTGGCGTACGCTGGACGACGCTCGAGCAACTCGCAGCCTGTCTCGAGCGTGGCCTGATCCCGGTCATTCCGGGGCAAGGGTCGGTTGGCGCCTCTGGCGATCTCGCCCCGCTCGCTCACATGACGGCGGCCCTGATGGGCGTCGGGCAGGTGTTCGTCGAAGGGCGCCCCGTCGATGCCGCCGCCGCGCTGGAAGCGAACGGCCTCAAGCCGCTCGTGCTTGGCCCCAAGGAAGGGCTGGCGCTCCTCAACGGCACGCAGGTGTCGACGGCGCTGGCGCTGGCTGGATTGTTCGAGACCGAGCGCGTCTTCCAGGCGGCGCTCGTCACCGGCGCATTGTCGGTGGACGCGGCCAAGGGCTCCGACGGTCCGTTCGATCCGCGCATTCACCTGCTGCGGCGCCACAAGGGCCAGATCGACGTCGCCGCCGGTTTGCGCGCCCTGCTGTCCGGCTCGGCCATTCGCGCCTCGCATCTCGACGACCACGGCCGCGTGCAGGACCCCTACTGCCTGCGCTGCCAACCGCAGGTGATGGGCGCGTGCCTCGACCTGCTGCGTCAGGCCGCCGTGACCCTCAACGACGAAGCCAACGGCGTGTCCGACAACCCGCTGGTGTTCACCGACACCGGCGAGGTGATCTCCGGCGGCAACTTCCACGCCGAGCCGGTTGCCTTTGCTGCCGATATCATCGCCCTCGCCCTCTGCGAGATCGGCTCGATCGCCGAACGCCGCATCGCCATGCTGGTCGACCCGGCACTCAGCGGACTTCCGGCTTTCCTGACGCCCAAGCCGGGCCTCAACTCAGGCTTCATGATCCCGCAGGTGACGGCGGCGGCTCTCGTTTCCGAAAACAAGCAGATGGCCCATCCTGCCTCGGTCGACTCCATCCCGACGTCGGCCAACCAGGAAGACCACGTGTCCATGGCCGCTCACGGCGCCCGTCGCCTCCAGGCCATGGCGAGGAACGCCGCCCACGTCATCGGCATCGAATATCTCGCCGCCGCGCAGGGCATCGGGTTCCACGCGCCGCTCGGCACGTCCACGCCTCTGGCCGCCGCCATCGATCTGTTGCGCGCCGACGTGCCGCCGCTCGCCGATGACAGACACTTCGCCCCCGACATCGACGCCGCCAGCCGCCTCGTCACATCCGGGCGGCTTGCCGCCGCGATCGGAGACGGCCTCCTGCCGGCCCTGGTGCACGAATGA
- the hutG gene encoding N-formylglutamate deformylase: MNEATPDPVIRRGAAPLVLSLPHVGTAISEDIEANLVSPWLARKDADWWIDQLYAFAGELDATIVRAHWSRTVIDLNRDPTGVSLYPGQATTGLCPVETFDGEPLYRQGKEPGADEIEARVGLYYRPYHEALSKEISRLRKGWDRVVVYDCHSIRSAIPRLFAGKLPVFNLGTNSGASADPELVERVSGVIAGSGRSHVVDGRFKGGYITRHYGQPEKGIHALQMELACRGYIRESLGPVDEANWPVAFDPVFAAPTRETLRAVLAACLAFARS, translated from the coding sequence ATGAACGAAGCGACACCCGATCCGGTGATCCGGCGCGGCGCGGCGCCACTCGTTCTTTCCCTGCCGCATGTCGGCACGGCCATTTCCGAGGATATCGAGGCGAATCTCGTCTCGCCGTGGCTGGCGAGAAAGGATGCCGACTGGTGGATCGATCAGCTCTATGCGTTCGCAGGCGAGCTCGACGCCACCATCGTCCGCGCCCACTGGTCGCGCACGGTGATCGACCTCAATCGCGATCCGACCGGCGTCTCGCTCTATCCGGGACAGGCCACCACCGGTCTGTGCCCTGTCGAAACCTTCGACGGCGAGCCGCTCTATCGTCAGGGCAAGGAGCCCGGTGCCGATGAAATCGAAGCGCGCGTCGGGCTCTACTATCGTCCCTACCATGAGGCGTTGAGCAAAGAAATTAGCCGGCTACGGAAAGGTTGGGATCGCGTGGTCGTCTACGACTGCCACTCCATCCGTTCCGCCATTCCTCGTTTGTTTGCCGGCAAACTACCTGTCTTCAACCTGGGCACCAACAGCGGTGCGTCGGCCGATCCTGAGCTGGTCGAGCGCGTCTCCGGCGTGATCGCCGGCTCCGGCCGCAGCCACGTGGTCGATGGACGGTTCAAGGGCGGCTACATCACCCGCCATTACGGTCAGCCCGAGAAGGGCATCCACGCCCTGCAGATGGAGCTGGCCTGCCGGGGGTATATCCGCGAAAGCCTGGGGCCTGTCGACGAGGCCAACTGGCCGGTCGCCTTCGATCCGGTCTTCGCCGCGCCGACGCGGGAAACGCTTCGGGCCGTGCTTGCTGCCTGTCTGGCTTTCGCCAGGAGCTGA
- a CDS encoding transglutaminase family protein, giving the protein MIYELRQQTRYLYTAAVPYSSHVARLLPVDRKGQVVRRAALSISPAPAERRETVDFFGNRICHFALDRPHDELVVRLEAEVEVAPTEPYLAALTPPAEEIRLLAVASGDPGPDSPVHGLFASPSVPLDAAITRYAALSFPARRPVLEGSIELMKRIKGDFAYVLGATDADTSPSDAFVAKKGVCQDFAHVMIAGLRGLALPARYVSGYLRTEPPPGRERLEGADATHAWVEVWCGGEAGWVGLDPTNGIVAGEDHLVLAIGRDYSDVSPLDGVIVASGAHSLTVAVDVIPLSGASGKRPLRVVE; this is encoded by the coding sequence ATGATCTACGAGCTCCGCCAGCAAACGCGTTATCTCTATACGGCGGCGGTTCCCTATTCGAGCCATGTCGCCCGCCTCCTGCCGGTGGATCGCAAGGGGCAGGTAGTGCGCCGGGCGGCGCTGTCCATATCGCCCGCGCCGGCCGAACGGCGCGAGACCGTGGATTTCTTCGGCAACCGCATCTGCCATTTCGCCCTCGACCGGCCGCACGACGAGTTGGTCGTTCGCCTGGAGGCGGAGGTGGAGGTGGCGCCGACCGAGCCCTACCTCGCCGCGTTGACGCCGCCGGCCGAGGAAATCCGCCTGCTCGCGGTGGCGAGTGGCGACCCCGGCCCCGATTCCCCCGTGCACGGCCTTTTCGCCTCGCCGTCGGTTCCGCTCGATGCCGCCATCACCCGCTATGCCGCGCTGTCCTTTCCGGCCCGGCGACCGGTGCTGGAAGGGTCGATCGAACTCATGAAGCGGATCAAGGGCGACTTCGCCTATGTGCTCGGGGCCACCGATGCCGACACCAGCCCGTCGGATGCCTTCGTGGCGAAGAAGGGCGTCTGCCAGGACTTCGCTCACGTGATGATCGCCGGTCTGCGCGGCCTGGCGCTGCCGGCGCGCTACGTCTCCGGCTATCTTCGCACCGAACCGCCGCCCGGCCGGGAAAGGCTGGAAGGAGCCGACGCGACCCATGCCTGGGTGGAGGTGTGGTGCGGCGGCGAGGCTGGCTGGGTGGGGCTCGACCCCACCAACGGCATCGTGGCGGGCGAGGATCACCTCGTGCTCGCCATCGGTCGCGACTATTCCGACGTCTCGCCTCTCGACGGCGTCATCGTCGCCTCCGGCGCCCACAGCCTGACGGTGGCCGTCGACGTCATTCCCTTGTCAGGAGCATCCGGAAAGCGGCCTCTTCGCGTGGTCGAATGA
- a CDS encoding circularly permuted type 2 ATP-grasp protein, translating into MSQLQPDPIPAGQKAEPKAGLGLLTRGYKPLAGAYDEMMAPDGSLRGPWPSFLQRLADLGEEGVREAFAGAEQQLKNSGVFFRVYDDPAGAERPWPLAPVPLLISQSEWTALSAGAVQRARLAEALLADVYGSGRLARDGVLPAAAIAGNPDFLRPLVGVVPKGGRFLRFFAVDLGRGLDGRWWVLSDRAQAPSGAGYALENRLAVTRALPEVARGLNVERLAPFFQAFRDDLAALNAGAEARVGLLTPGRLNETYFEHAYLARYLGFLLVEGGDLTVRGDAVYVRTVSGLKRIDALWRRLDGDFADPLELRTASALGVPGLVQAVRSGRVDVTNALGSGVAESRALMGFTPALCRHLLGEELELPNLATWWCGQEAERRAVLGGFDRMAIASAFSGPLPGLPFWSKLGAAMNKTERQAARTLIETRGLDVVGQENVGLSTMPVWDGNRLVPKPFVLRLFVAAVGDSDWVVMPGGFCRISGSSDARLVSMQQGAETADVWVLSDAPVREVSLLPQPDRASIRRSTGTLPSRSADNLYWLARYLERSEATLRLLRALINRLVDAGGDADQPIVRALTDHLRFIGAVDLERKGTPVELVAAALSDPASPSGLPALTGAARAAGSAIRDRLAPDAFRAVTEIAVLFESIGRRRLTPAQMLDEVNHGLRRIAAFAGLAAENMNRAMGWRFLDLGRRIERALATAAVVRRFALDAPSTEALDLALEAGDSQITYRWRYVMRPAPLPVIDLLMLDDANPRSVAFQTARIVEHLEALPATRLDGRPVELLRLARKLDARLANTAAEKIEARDIDKINGRLLRLSGLVTDRFFTQRPSEAQPEELE; encoded by the coding sequence ATGAGTCAGTTGCAGCCCGATCCGATCCCCGCCGGACAGAAAGCCGAGCCCAAAGCCGGACTGGGTTTGCTGACGCGGGGGTATAAGCCGCTCGCGGGCGCCTATGACGAGATGATGGCGCCGGACGGCTCGTTGCGCGGCCCTTGGCCGTCGTTTCTGCAACGGTTGGCGGACCTCGGCGAGGAGGGCGTGCGGGAGGCCTTTGCCGGCGCCGAGCAGCAGCTCAAGAACTCCGGCGTGTTCTTCCGCGTTTACGACGATCCGGCGGGCGCCGAGCGCCCCTGGCCGCTGGCGCCGGTGCCGCTGCTCATTTCTCAGTCGGAATGGACGGCGCTGTCAGCTGGCGCCGTCCAGCGCGCCCGGCTTGCCGAGGCGCTGCTTGCCGATGTCTATGGTTCGGGACGGCTTGCGCGCGACGGGGTTCTGCCCGCCGCCGCCATAGCCGGCAACCCGGATTTCCTGCGGCCGTTGGTGGGCGTCGTGCCGAAGGGCGGCCGCTTCCTGCGCTTTTTTGCCGTCGATCTCGGTCGTGGCCTCGATGGTCGGTGGTGGGTGCTTTCCGATCGTGCCCAGGCCCCCTCGGGTGCCGGCTATGCGCTGGAAAACCGGCTGGCGGTGACGCGGGCGCTGCCGGAAGTGGCGCGTGGCCTCAACGTCGAGCGTCTCGCGCCGTTCTTCCAGGCTTTCCGCGACGATCTCGCCGCCCTCAACGCCGGTGCCGAGGCGCGCGTCGGTCTGCTGACGCCGGGCCGGCTTAACGAGACTTATTTCGAGCACGCCTATCTCGCCCGCTACCTCGGCTTCCTGCTGGTGGAGGGCGGCGATCTGACGGTGCGGGGCGATGCCGTCTACGTGCGCACCGTGTCCGGTCTCAAGCGCATCGACGCGCTGTGGCGCCGCCTCGACGGCGATTTTGCCGATCCCCTGGAACTGCGCACTGCTTCGGCGCTCGGCGTGCCGGGCCTCGTCCAAGCCGTTCGGTCCGGGCGCGTCGATGTCACCAATGCGCTCGGCTCCGGCGTTGCCGAGTCGCGGGCGCTGATGGGCTTCACGCCGGCCCTTTGCCGGCACCTCCTTGGCGAGGAGCTGGAACTGCCGAACCTCGCCACATGGTGGTGCGGACAGGAGGCGGAGCGGCGGGCGGTGCTCGGCGGCTTCGATCGCATGGCCATCGCCTCGGCCTTTTCCGGGCCGTTGCCGGGGCTGCCCTTCTGGAGCAAGCTCGGCGCGGCGATGAACAAGACCGAGCGTCAGGCGGCCCGGACGCTGATCGAGACGCGCGGTCTCGACGTGGTCGGTCAGGAAAATGTCGGTCTTTCCACCATGCCGGTGTGGGACGGCAATCGTCTTGTGCCCAAGCCCTTCGTGCTGCGCCTGTTCGTGGCGGCCGTCGGCGACAGCGACTGGGTGGTGATGCCCGGCGGCTTCTGCCGCATTTCCGGGTCGAGTGACGCGCGCCTCGTGTCCATGCAGCAGGGGGCCGAGACGGCCGACGTCTGGGTTCTGTCCGATGCGCCGGTCAGGGAAGTCTCGTTGCTGCCGCAGCCGGATCGTGCCTCCATTCGGCGCTCCACCGGTACGCTGCCGTCGCGCTCGGCCGACAACCTCTATTGGCTGGCCCGCTATCTGGAACGGTCGGAGGCGACGCTGCGCCTTCTGAGGGCGCTGATCAACCGCCTGGTGGACGCGGGCGGTGACGCCGACCAGCCGATCGTCCGGGCGCTGACCGATCATTTGCGTTTTATTGGCGCCGTCGATCTCGAGCGCAAGGGCACGCCGGTCGAGCTTGTCGCCGCCGCCCTCAGCGATCCGGCCTCGCCCTCGGGCCTGCCGGCGCTGACCGGCGCGGCGCGCGCCGCCGGTTCGGCCATCCGCGATCGTCTGGCGCCGGATGCCTTCCGGGCGGTGACGGAAATCGCCGTTCTGTTCGAAAGCATCGGGCGTCGTCGTCTCACGCCGGCTCAGATGCTCGACGAGGTCAATCACGGCCTGCGCCGCATCGCCGCCTTCGCAGGTCTCGCCGCCGAGAACATGAACCGAGCCATGGGCTGGCGCTTTCTCGACCTCGGTCGTCGGATCGAACGGGCTCTCGCAACGGCGGCCGTGGTCCGCCGCTTCGCACTCGATGCGCCGTCGACCGAGGCGCTCGATCTGGCACTGGAAGCGGGCGACAGCCAGATCACCTATCGTTGGCGCTACGTCATGCGGCCGGCGCCTCTGCCGGTGATCGACCTGTTGATGCTCGACGATGCCAATCCACGTTCCGTCGCCTTCCAGACGGCGCGTATCGTCGAGCATCTGGAAGCCTTGCCGGCCACCCGCCTCGACGGGCGCCCGGTGGAACTCCTGCGCCTTGCCCGCAAGCTCGATGCGCGGCTTGCCAACACGGCGGCCGAGAAGATCGAGGCGCGCGATATCGACAAGATCAACGGCCGGCTGTTGCGGCTGTCCGGGCTCGTTACCGATCGCTTCTTCACCCAGCGGCCGAGTGAAGCGCAGCCGGAGGAGCTGGAATGA